GGAAACTATTTTACCTGATGTGCTCCTCTAAAATGGCTCTTCGAGACATGAGAAATCTGGCATCTGGCAGCTAGCTGCAACGATTTTCGTCAATTCTGTTTAACATGCGAGCAAAATTAATGGAAAAAAGGTGGGGTTTACATCCTGCATTGAAAGTGAGAGAATTCACTTTTTCACAAGTCAATTTAAGTACAGTCAAGTGGACGAAATTTCTCGCCATATCATCCCTTCGAATTTAGGGCTATCTTACGTTCCAGTGCGTTCAATGGGTAATGGCAACTGTCTCTTTAATTCTACTAGCTTGGCTCTTTGTCAAAACGAAACCTTGGCCGATGAACTTCGTTTACGCATATGTTTCGAGCTTGCCAACAATAGAGAGTTCTACAGGAAGCACCCTGTGTTAGTTAGTTCAGTCACTTACCACGGAAGAGATGGCCTTGGTGTTATCTCTGTGGAAACACAGTGTGATCTCACTTGTTTTGCTTCAAGTTCGTCTAATGTTCATGCAAAGTATGGCTTCCAAAAGGCATTTAACAATGAAATCATGAGGACAGCAAAAAATTGGCCCTACAGTGGATCTGGGATGGTGGACAGAATGTCTAGACGTTTTTAATGGCAAAACCTTTTTCGTAGACTCAGAGCCAGTTCCCACTGAAGAATTTTCTACTGACGCCTGTCCGATTGGCGGAGGAGGATTCTTTCAAGGTGACTGGTTCTACGTTAGCAAAAAATTGGCCCTACAGTGGAACTTTACAGATCATGGCCCTTGCAAGCGTGCTTGGAGTTCCTATTGAAATGATTTACCCTAATCAAATGATAAACTCTTACCTGTTTACCAGAATATTTTCTATCCAAGACAATGGTCTAATCCTGCAGACTCTACAATTGTGAGAATCCTGTGGACAAATACAAGTGGTTGGCCAGATAGGTCCAAGGGGTTTGTGGTGAATCACTTTGTTCCCTTATTTCAATGGGACAATGAAGCTTTAAGAGGGCAAAGCACAACTGCCACTAGCAGGAAAACCACATTTGAGGAATTGGCTGAGGAAAACGTGTACCCAATGGCGTGTCGTAACAAGAAAAAGACAGCAGAAAGGACAGACTGAGAAACTGAAAAgcggaaaacaaaacaacaagaaaataaaagcaaacgaTTAAAATACAGGTTACAAGCCAGAGATGTAGTTCTGGAAATACAAAGGTCAAGGAAGACAAGCAAGAGAGTTATGCATATCAGCGAATAGATAACTTAAACGGAAAGAAAGCAACAGAAAGCAAAGATGCAAACAACCGGGAAGGTGAATACCAAAACAATTCTGGAAATTCGACAGACAAGCAGAAGAGCCGAACTTGCGTGGGGGATAGTTTGGAAAACCTAGCGAAAGAGTGCACAGCAACTGAAAAGCAAAGCTCTATAAAAGCGAAAGTAAACGCCGATACAAGTATCAAGCATACCAGCGATTATTCTGAAAGTGCTAAAGCAGGAACAGAGCAGAGCGAAAGTAAGGAAACCGCTGAGAACAAGGAAGAAAAGCAAAGGGAAAAGCAAAGCGCCACCTATTCAAAAGTGAACGACACAAGCTTCAAGCATATCCGCAGTAATTCTGAAAACACAAAACCAGGAACAGAGCAAGGCAAAAGCAAGCATACTGAGAGCCAGGAAAACATCACAGGAAAGCAACTGAACAAGGAAGAGAAGAAAATGCTGCAATAAAGTTCATGGAAGATCGTTCTGCTTTACCATTTCCTGGCACGTCTCGAAGTTTTT
This genomic window from Acropora muricata isolate sample 2 chromosome 2, ASM3666990v1, whole genome shotgun sequence contains:
- the LOC136892622 gene encoding uncharacterized G-patch domain protein DDB_G0278987-like; protein product: MDCEAERILQISLRKLTDVRQRQGLGSSLRRNLLVSRALDNVLSSTELSYCAYRTDYELEVDIDRVQNERLSLKPSKIRQNQRGTAWTMEVKEKDRKRERKGKDKKRVKGSTRGRQEDVARNKQFKSERVFFYGDLKIKLLMSIVTSQRCSSGNTKVKEDKQESYAYQRIDNLNGKKATESKDANNREGEYQNNSGNSTDKQKSRTCVGDSLENLAKECTATEKQSSIKAKVNADTSIKHTSDYSESAKAGTEQSESKETAENKEEKQREKQSATYSKVNDTSFKHIRSNSENTKPGTEQGKSKHTESQENITGKQLNKEEKKMLQ